One region of Sphingomonas abietis genomic DNA includes:
- a CDS encoding DUF6489 family protein yields MKVTVDIDCTPEEARRFMGLPDLSSLHEAYLSKMRTAIEQGVTPDTIQSMMQSWGPMGEAGFNLWRQMLDNMGGSSK; encoded by the coding sequence GTGAAGGTCACGGTCGACATCGATTGCACGCCGGAAGAGGCACGCCGCTTCATGGGGCTGCCCGATCTTTCCAGCCTCCACGAGGCCTATCTCTCCAAGATGCGCACCGCCATCGAGCAGGGCGTCACGCCGGATACCATCCAGTCGATGATGCAGAGCTGGGGCCCGATGGGCGAGGCCGGCTTCAACCTGTGGCGGCAGATGCTGGATAATATGGGTGGATCGAGCAAATAA
- the mnmE gene encoding tRNA uridine-5-carboxymethylaminomethyl(34) synthesis GTPase MnmE, with translation MDRANNTAATETIFALSSGAPPAAIGIIRISGPLAGAVGSAVGGGLPEPRRASLRALRNRAGDILDHALLLWFPGPATVTGEDLCELHIHGGRATIDAVFAELRAQGCRMAAPGEFTRRALFNGRMDLSEVEGLADLLAAETESQRREALRRADGALSRKLGGWRDALTIIAARIEAAIDYDGEDDVIAATDGIDIEIAGIGREIEAALAVAPAERLREGIKVTIIGPPNAGKSTLFNALVGREAAIVSDIAGTTRDLIEHSVAIAGVPFVFVDTAGIRDTIDPVERIGVARARHARALTDIILDLAGDAEDERSIAIAAMADILPARAGALPVSAVTGEGVAALQLRLCALARSMLPAETEVALDRRYRDMLIAVGGELAQARSAPDMLLMAEHVRIALAQFDGILGGDAVEDMLDALFGRFCLGK, from the coding sequence GTGGATCGAGCAAATAACACCGCCGCGACGGAGACGATCTTCGCGCTGTCGAGCGGCGCGCCGCCCGCCGCCATCGGCATCATCAGGATCAGCGGCCCGCTTGCCGGCGCGGTAGGGTCCGCTGTTGGCGGCGGCCTGCCCGAACCACGGCGCGCCTCGCTGAGGGCCTTGCGCAACCGCGCCGGCGACATCCTGGATCATGCGTTGCTGCTCTGGTTTCCCGGCCCGGCGACGGTCACGGGCGAGGATCTGTGCGAGTTGCACATCCATGGCGGGCGCGCCACCATCGATGCCGTGTTCGCGGAATTGCGGGCGCAGGGATGCCGGATGGCGGCGCCGGGCGAGTTCACCCGCCGCGCGCTGTTCAACGGCCGGATGGATCTGAGCGAGGTCGAGGGGCTCGCCGATCTGCTCGCCGCTGAGACCGAGAGCCAGCGCCGGGAGGCGCTGCGCCGCGCCGACGGCGCGCTTTCGCGCAAGCTCGGGGGGTGGCGCGATGCGCTGACGATCATCGCCGCGCGCATCGAGGCGGCGATCGACTATGATGGCGAAGATGACGTGATCGCCGCGACCGACGGCATCGATATCGAGATCGCCGGCATTGGCCGCGAGATCGAGGCCGCATTGGCGGTGGCGCCGGCAGAACGGCTGCGCGAGGGCATCAAGGTCACGATCATCGGCCCGCCCAATGCCGGCAAGTCGACCCTGTTCAATGCGCTGGTCGGACGCGAGGCGGCGATCGTCTCCGACATCGCCGGCACCACCCGAGACCTGATCGAGCATTCGGTCGCCATCGCCGGGGTGCCATTCGTCTTCGTCGATACCGCCGGCATTCGCGACACCATCGATCCGGTCGAACGGATCGGCGTCGCGCGGGCCCGCCACGCCCGCGCGCTCACCGACATCATTCTCGATCTCGCCGGCGACGCGGAGGATGAGCGGAGCATCGCGATCGCGGCGATGGCCGACATCCTGCCAGCGCGGGCAGGTGCGCTGCCGGTGTCGGCCGTGACCGGGGAAGGGGTGGCCGCCCTGCAACTTCGGCTGTGCGCCTTAGCCCGATCCATGCTACCGGCCGAAACCGAGGTGGCGCTGGATCGCCGCTACAGGGATATGTTGATCGCTGTCGGCGGAGAACTCGCACAGGCCCGATCCGCTCCGGATATGCTGTTGATGGCCGAGCATGTCCGGATCGCGCTGGCGCAGTTCGATGGTATTCTCGGCGGCGATGCGGTTGAGGATATGCTCGACGCGCTGTTCGGACGCTTCTGCCTCGGCAAGTGA
- the rsmG gene encoding 16S rRNA (guanine(527)-N(7))-methyltransferase RsmG, giving the protein MTMLADVPRETQERIAALKALVVEENGRQNLISAATIEAFEERHIADSLQLLALLPGGPMLDIGSGGGFPGLVLACTSTRVVHLVEPRSKRAAFLQSAADALGIAGHVHVHAKKVERVELPPVAAITARAVANLDTLFTIALHLSDENTRWVLPKGQSAASELAEARRTWQGEFRLISSVTDAQAAIVIAEGVRRRRAR; this is encoded by the coding sequence ATGACCATGCTCGCCGATGTTCCACGTGAAACACAGGAGCGTATCGCCGCGCTCAAGGCGCTGGTCGTCGAGGAGAATGGCCGGCAGAACCTAATCTCGGCGGCAACGATCGAGGCGTTCGAAGAACGCCACATCGCGGACTCGCTCCAGCTGCTCGCCCTTCTTCCGGGTGGCCCGATGCTCGACATCGGTTCCGGTGGCGGATTCCCCGGATTGGTTCTCGCCTGCACCAGCACGCGCGTCGTCCACCTGGTCGAGCCGCGCTCGAAGCGGGCGGCGTTCCTCCAGTCGGCAGCGGACGCGCTCGGCATCGCCGGCCATGTCCATGTCCACGCCAAGAAGGTGGAGCGGGTCGAACTTCCCCCGGTCGCTGCGATCACCGCGCGCGCCGTCGCCAATCTCGATACGCTGTTCACGATCGCGCTCCATTTGAGCGACGAAAATACGCGATGGGTGCTGCCAAAAGGCCAAAGTGCCGCTTCCGAACTGGCAGAGGCGCGGAGAACGTGGCAGGGTGAGTTTCGCCTGATTTCGAGCGTGACCGATGCCCAAGCGGCCATCGTCATCGCGGAAGGCGTTCGACGGAGACGGGCTCGATGA
- the mnmG gene encoding tRNA uridine-5-carboxymethylaminomethyl(34) synthesis enzyme MnmG — protein MLDRYEVIIAGGGHAGCEAAAAAARSGAHVLLLAIDARAIGSMSCNPAIGGVGKGHLVREIDVFGGIIAEAADDAAIHYRMLNASKGAAVHGPRVQADRGLYRASIQRRLSAIPGLDIGQGEVTEIRLDGSKVAGVVIDGERSISAATVILASGTFLGGRLFRGWERLDGGRIDEPGAHRLAQQIRDIGIPVSRLKTGTPPRLDGRTINWSGIARQESDAQPWTMAAATQRRANPQLFCGITRTNPATHDLIRSNFDQSPLFSGDIGGRGPRYCPSIEDKVRRFADRDGHQIFLEPETRDGHHIYPNGISTSLPTEVQQRFLRTIAGLSEVEIVAPGYAVEYDHVDPRRLSTQLESRDIDGLFFAGQINGTTGYEEAAAQGLVAGLAASARVTGRVPTTFDRASSYIGVMIDDLTLQGVTEPYRMLTARAEHRLHLRADNAEARLGAAALATTALTDAQRAALSTRAEHRARAHSVLATMPPATLAIDDDVLTLDALEGIPMDIRSEILSDWRYAPYVRRQRADVERMKATTITLPATFDYAAVRGLSSEMVERLSASRPDSLAQASRLRGVTPAALTALLVAIRTAA, from the coding sequence ATGCTCGATCGCTATGAAGTCATTATCGCCGGGGGTGGGCACGCCGGCTGTGAAGCCGCGGCCGCCGCCGCGCGTTCCGGCGCCCATGTCCTACTGCTCGCGATCGACGCGCGCGCGATCGGATCGATGTCGTGCAATCCGGCGATCGGTGGCGTCGGCAAGGGACATCTGGTCCGCGAAATCGATGTGTTCGGTGGAATCATTGCCGAGGCCGCCGACGACGCCGCGATTCACTACAGGATGCTCAACGCCAGCAAGGGCGCCGCCGTCCATGGCCCACGGGTGCAGGCCGATCGCGGCCTCTATCGCGCGTCGATCCAGCGCCGCCTGAGTGCCATCCCGGGCCTCGATATCGGGCAGGGCGAGGTGACCGAGATCCGCCTCGACGGCAGCAAGGTCGCAGGCGTCGTCATCGATGGCGAGCGCAGCATCTCAGCCGCGACGGTCATCCTCGCGTCCGGCACCTTCCTCGGGGGGCGCCTGTTCCGGGGTTGGGAACGCCTTGACGGCGGCCGCATCGATGAGCCCGGCGCCCATCGCCTCGCGCAGCAGATCCGCGACATCGGCATTCCGGTCTCGCGACTGAAGACCGGCACGCCGCCGCGCCTCGATGGCCGCACCATAAATTGGTCCGGCATCGCGCGGCAGGAATCGGACGCACAGCCCTGGACGATGGCAGCCGCGACGCAACGCCGCGCCAATCCACAGCTCTTCTGCGGCATCACCCGCACCAACCCCGCAACCCATGACCTGATCCGGTCGAACTTCGACCAGTCGCCTCTGTTCAGCGGCGATATTGGCGGGCGCGGGCCGCGCTATTGCCCATCGATCGAAGACAAGGTGCGCCGCTTCGCCGATCGCGACGGCCACCAGATTTTCCTCGAACCCGAAACGCGCGACGGCCACCATATCTACCCGAACGGCATTTCCACGTCGCTTCCCACCGAAGTGCAGCAGCGGTTCCTTCGCACGATTGCGGGGCTGAGCGAGGTCGAGATCGTCGCGCCCGGCTATGCGGTGGAATATGATCATGTCGATCCACGGCGGCTCTCGACCCAGCTCGAATCGCGCGACATCGACGGTCTGTTCTTTGCCGGCCAGATCAACGGCACCACCGGCTATGAAGAGGCGGCCGCGCAGGGGCTGGTCGCCGGTCTCGCCGCCAGTGCCCGCGTGACGGGGAGGGTGCCGACCACCTTCGATCGGGCGTCCAGCTATATCGGCGTGATGATCGACGATCTCACGCTCCAGGGCGTGACCGAGCCCTATCGGATGCTCACGGCGCGAGCCGAACATCGCCTCCATCTTCGTGCCGACAATGCGGAGGCACGGCTCGGCGCCGCTGCTCTCGCCACGACCGCCTTGACCGATGCCCAGCGGGCGGCCCTGTCGACCCGTGCCGAACATCGCGCCCGGGCGCATAGCGTGCTGGCGACCATGCCGCCCGCGACCCTTGCCATCGATGACGACGTCCTCACGCTCGATGCGTTGGAGGGCATTCCGATGGACATCCGATCGGAGATTTTGAGCGACTGGCGATACGCCCCTTATGTCCGCCGCCAGCGGGCCGATGTCGAGCGGATGAAGGCGACGACGATCACGCTCCCCGCCACCTTCGACTATGCCGCCGTGCGCGGCCTGTCGTCCGAAATGGTCGAGCGGCTTTCGGCCTCGCGACCCGATTCGCTCGCGCAGGCGTCCCGGTTGCGCGGTGTCACGCCCGCTGCGCTGACGGCGCTGCTCGTCGCGATCAGGACTGCCGCATGA